The following are encoded together in the Geobacter sulfurreducens PCA genome:
- the rplJ gene encoding 50S ribosomal protein L10: MNKETKQQQVAELHDKLQRAKAVFLADFRGMNVEQATTLRNELRSAAVEYKVVKNTLLELASRDTDKESLSQHFAGPTAIALSYDDPVSAAKVLSKFAKTQPNTFKLKAGVLTGKAISVADIQSLADLPSREVLIAKLLGTINAPVANFVGVLAAVPGSFVRALNAIKVQKEGN; encoded by the coding sequence TTGAATAAGGAAACCAAGCAACAACAAGTGGCGGAACTGCACGACAAGCTCCAGCGGGCCAAGGCGGTGTTTCTCGCCGATTTCCGCGGCATGAATGTCGAGCAGGCCACGACACTGAGAAATGAGCTGCGCTCGGCGGCCGTCGAGTACAAGGTTGTCAAGAATACGCTGCTGGAGCTTGCTTCCCGCGACACCGACAAAGAGTCGCTCTCCCAGCATTTTGCAGGGCCGACCGCCATCGCCCTGAGCTATGACGATCCGGTCTCCGCTGCCAAGGTGCTGTCGAAGTTTGCAAAGACCCAGCCGAACACCTTCAAGCTCAAAGCCGGCGTATTGACCGGCAAGGCTATCAGTGTTGCCGATATCCAGTCCTTGGCAGACCTTCCGAGCCGTGAGGTTCTCATCGCCAAACTGCTCGGAACGATCAACGCTCCGGTGGCGAACTTTGTTGGCGTTCTGGCTGCCGTACCGGGTAGCTTCGTCCGTGCGCTCAACGCGATCAAGGTCCAGAAGGAAGGCAACTGA
- the tuf gene encoding elongation factor Tu → MAKAKFERTKPHVNIGTIGHVDHGKTTLTAAITKVLAERGQAEFRGFDQIDNAPEERERGITIATSHVEYETEKRHYAHVDCPGHADYVKNMITGAAQMDGAILVVSAADGPMPQTREHILLARQVGVPYIVVFLNKADMVDDEELLELVELEIRELLSSYDFPGDDIPIIKGSALKGLNGDKDELGEEAILKLMEAVDNYIPEPERAVDKPFLMPVEDVFSISGRGTVATGRVERGIVKVGEEVEIVGIKATAKTTVTGVEMFRKLLDEGRAGDNIGALLRGVKREDIERGQVLAKPGSITPHTKFKAEAYILTKEEGGRHTPFFNGYRPQFYFRTTDVTGVVDLPAGTEMVMPGDNVAVTINLITPIAMDEGLRFAIREGGRTVGAGVVSSIIE, encoded by the coding sequence ATGGCAAAGGCAAAATTCGAGAGGACGAAACCGCACGTCAACATAGGAACGATCGGCCACGTAGACCATGGCAAGACCACGCTGACGGCGGCCATAACCAAGGTATTGGCAGAGCGCGGCCAGGCAGAGTTCCGTGGTTTTGACCAGATTGACAACGCTCCGGAAGAGCGCGAGCGCGGTATCACCATCGCCACGTCCCATGTGGAGTACGAGACCGAGAAGCGTCACTACGCCCACGTGGACTGCCCGGGTCACGCCGACTATGTAAAGAACATGATCACCGGTGCGGCGCAGATGGACGGCGCGATCCTCGTCGTATCCGCCGCCGATGGCCCCATGCCGCAGACCCGCGAGCACATCCTGCTTGCCCGTCAGGTTGGCGTGCCCTACATTGTCGTGTTCCTGAACAAGGCCGACATGGTAGACGACGAAGAGCTGCTCGAGCTGGTAGAGCTCGAGATTCGCGAGCTGCTCTCCTCCTACGACTTCCCGGGTGACGACATCCCGATCATCAAGGGGAGCGCGCTCAAGGGGCTCAATGGCGACAAGGACGAGCTGGGCGAAGAAGCCATCCTGAAGCTGATGGAAGCCGTTGACAACTATATTCCCGAGCCCGAGCGGGCCGTAGACAAGCCGTTCCTGATGCCTGTGGAGGACGTATTCTCGATCTCCGGTCGCGGTACCGTAGCCACGGGGCGTGTGGAGCGCGGAATTGTCAAGGTGGGTGAGGAGGTCGAGATCGTCGGGATCAAGGCCACTGCCAAGACCACGGTGACCGGAGTCGAGATGTTCCGCAAGCTTCTGGACGAAGGCCGCGCCGGTGACAACATCGGTGCCCTTCTGCGGGGGGTGAAGCGTGAAGACATCGAGCGTGGCCAGGTGCTTGCGAAGCCGGGGAGCATCACTCCGCACACCAAGTTCAAGGCCGAGGCGTACATCCTGACGAAGGAAGAAGGTGGCCGTCACACGCCGTTCTTCAACGGGTACCGTCCGCAGTTCTACTTCCGTACGACGGACGTGACTGGCGTAGTAGACCTTCCTGCCGGGACTGAGATGGTAATGCCTGGCGACAACGTGGCGGTGACGATCAACCTGATCACGCCGATCGCGATGGATGAAGGTCTTCGGTTCGCGATTCGCGAAGGTGGCCGTACCGTGGGCGCCGGCGTCGTCAGCTCCATTATCGAATAG
- the rpmG gene encoding 50S ribosomal protein L33 codes for MRDIITLGCTECKQRNYTTTKNKKNTPQKLEFKKYCRFCRTHTVHKETK; via the coding sequence ATGAGAGATATCATCACCCTCGGCTGCACCGAGTGCAAGCAGAGGAACTACACGACCACCAAAAACAAGAAGAACACGCCTCAGAAGCTGGAGTTCAAGAAATACTGCCGCTTCTGCCGTACCCATACCGTGCACAAGGAAACCAAGTAG
- the rplL gene encoding 50S ribosomal protein L7/L12: MAEITKADVISFIENMTVLELAELVKELEDKFGVSAAAPVAVAAAAAPAAAAEAAEEKTEFDVILKSAGANKIGVIKVVRALTGLGLKEAKDLVDGAPKPVKNGVSKEEAEEAKKQLVESGAEVEIK; the protein is encoded by the coding sequence ATGGCAGAAATCACCAAGGCCGATGTCATCAGCTTCATTGAAAATATGACTGTTCTCGAACTTGCCGAGCTCGTGAAGGAGCTCGAGGACAAGTTCGGCGTCTCCGCCGCCGCTCCGGTGGCTGTTGCTGCCGCTGCTGCTCCGGCAGCCGCTGCCGAGGCCGCTGAAGAGAAGACTGAGTTCGACGTTATCCTCAAGAGCGCCGGCGCCAACAAAATCGGCGTCATCAAGGTCGTTCGCGCCCTTACCGGTCTTGGCCTCAAGGAAGCCAAAGACCTCGTTGACGGCGCTCCGAAGCCGGTCAAGAACGGCGTGTCCAAGGAAGAGGCTGAAGAGGCCAAGAAGCAGCTTGTCGAGTCCGGCGCTGAAGTCGAGATCAAGTAA
- the nusG gene encoding transcription termination/antitermination protein NusG, with the protein MSKKWYGVHTYSGFENKVRLSLQERVKNLGLEEFFGEILIPSETVVELKKGEKKTSSRKFFPGYILVNMELNDETWHVVKETSKVTGFVGGNNPFAIPDEEVAKITRRMEEGAEKPRPKVEFEVGETVRVVDGPFLNFAGVVEDVKPDKGKLRVMVSIFGRATPVELEFMQVEKQ; encoded by the coding sequence ATGTCGAAGAAGTGGTACGGGGTACATACGTACTCCGGATTTGAAAATAAAGTGCGTCTTTCTCTTCAGGAGCGGGTCAAGAATCTGGGGCTCGAAGAGTTTTTCGGCGAAATACTCATTCCCTCCGAGACCGTTGTCGAGTTGAAGAAGGGCGAGAAGAAGACGTCGTCGCGCAAGTTTTTCCCGGGTTACATTCTCGTCAACATGGAACTAAACGACGAGACGTGGCATGTGGTCAAGGAAACCTCGAAGGTCACCGGTTTTGTGGGGGGGAACAATCCCTTCGCGATTCCCGACGAAGAGGTCGCGAAGATCACGCGGCGCATGGAGGAGGGGGCTGAAAAACCCCGTCCGAAGGTTGAGTTCGAGGTGGGCGAAACCGTCAGGGTCGTGGATGGCCCGTTCCTCAACTTTGCCGGCGTAGTGGAGGACGTCAAGCCCGACAAAGGGAAGCTGCGGGTCATGGTGAGCATCTTCGGACGCGCAACTCCCGTGGAGCTTGAATTCATGCAGGTAGAAAAGCAGTAG
- the rplA gene encoding 50S ribosomal protein L1 — protein sequence MPNTAKKHREALAKIDRSRTYPLVEGIESVKSAAYAKFDETVEVAVRLGVDPRHADQMVRGAVVLPNGLGKDVRVLVFAKGEKEKEAREAGADYVGAEDLVTKIQEGWFEFDTAIATPDMMGVVGKIGKLLGPRGLMPNPKVGTVTFDVGRAVKESKAGKVEFRVEKAGIVHAPVGKVSFDADKLKENLLALVEALLKAKPSAAKGTYVKKISISSTMGPGLNLDISDVQAKLV from the coding sequence ATGCCGAATACTGCGAAAAAGCACAGGGAGGCCCTGGCCAAGATTGACCGGAGCCGGACGTATCCCCTCGTGGAAGGTATAGAGAGCGTTAAGTCCGCAGCCTATGCCAAGTTCGACGAGACCGTCGAGGTTGCCGTGCGGCTGGGGGTTGACCCCCGCCACGCCGATCAGATGGTCCGGGGCGCCGTTGTTCTGCCCAACGGTCTCGGCAAGGACGTTCGCGTCCTCGTTTTCGCCAAGGGCGAAAAGGAGAAGGAGGCCCGCGAGGCCGGCGCCGATTACGTTGGAGCCGAGGATCTTGTCACCAAGATCCAGGAAGGCTGGTTCGAGTTCGATACCGCCATCGCCACCCCCGACATGATGGGCGTTGTCGGCAAGATCGGTAAGCTGCTCGGTCCCCGCGGTCTCATGCCCAACCCCAAGGTCGGCACGGTCACCTTCGATGTGGGGCGCGCCGTGAAGGAGTCGAAGGCCGGTAAGGTCGAGTTCCGAGTCGAAAAGGCCGGTATCGTTCACGCCCCTGTGGGTAAAGTCTCCTTCGACGCCGATAAGCTCAAGGAAAACCTGCTTGCTCTCGTGGAGGCGCTCCTCAAGGCCAAGCCCTCTGCGGCCAAGGGTACCTATGTCAAGAAGATCAGCATCTCTTCGACCATGGGCCCAGGCCTCAACCTCGACATTTCTGATGTCCAGGCAAAGCTTGTCTAG
- the rplK gene encoding 50S ribosomal protein L11, whose translation MAKKITGYIKLQIPAAKANPSPPIGPALGQHGVNIMEFCKAFNAKTQADEGTIIPVVITVYADRSFTFITKVPPMSVLIKKAVGIESGSSVPNKNKVGKLTREQVREIATKKLPDMNAASLEAAMRTVEGTARSMGVEIVN comes from the coding sequence ATGGCCAAGAAGATTACCGGTTACATCAAGCTGCAAATCCCGGCAGCCAAGGCGAACCCGTCCCCCCCGATCGGTCCTGCACTGGGTCAGCACGGCGTCAATATCATGGAGTTCTGCAAGGCATTCAATGCCAAGACCCAGGCTGACGAAGGGACCATCATCCCCGTCGTCATAACTGTATATGCCGACCGCTCGTTCACCTTCATCACGAAGGTTCCGCCCATGTCGGTGCTCATCAAGAAAGCCGTCGGCATTGAGAGCGGTTCCAGTGTTCCCAATAAGAACAAGGTGGGCAAGCTTACCCGCGAACAGGTCAGGGAAATCGCCACCAAAAAGCTGCCCGACATGAATGCGGCCTCTCTTGAGGCGGCCATGAGGACGGTTGAAGGTACCGCCCGCAGCATGGGCGTTGAAATAGTCAACTAG
- the secE gene encoding preprotein translocase subunit SecE, which translates to MIAKTKEFLTEVKAELDKVTWPTRKETVSTTWVVVAIVLLISVYLGVCDVVLAKLMRIILG; encoded by the coding sequence GTGATCGCCAAAACAAAAGAATTTCTCACGGAAGTCAAAGCCGAGCTTGACAAGGTAACTTGGCCTACCCGCAAAGAAACCGTCTCAACCACCTGGGTCGTTGTCGCGATCGTCCTGCTCATCTCCGTCTATCTCGGCGTCTGCGATGTTGTGCTCGCCAAGCTGATGCGCATCATCCTGGGGTAA
- the rpoB gene encoding DNA-directed RNA polymerase subunit beta, giving the protein MAYSIANNQLLRKNFAKIKKIIDIPNLIDIQKNSYKRFLQIDTPPEARKNSGLEAVFKSVFPIKDFSDTASLEYVTYTLGAPKYDVEECHQRGMTFAAPMKVKVRLVVWDVNKDTGVRSIRDIKEQEVYFGEIPLMTENGTFIINGTERVIVSQLHRSPGVFYDHDKGKTHSSGKVLYSARVIPYRGSWLDFEFDHKDILFVRIDRRRKMPATVLLKALGYSAEALLNYFYKSEEILVAAEGMWKKADPELLASQKASVDIVAPKTGEVLLKANRKFTKAAIRKMTEHGITQIPITMEEVLGKYASNDIVDPSTGEVIVECNDEITQARLDDIKAKGITEFKVLFIDNLHVTSSLRDTLIADKIAATEEALIEIYRRLRPGDPPTLKSAQALFENLFFNAERYDLSAVGRLKLNFKLGLNVPLDCQTLTKDDVLEVVRYLIDLKNGKGTIDDIDHLGNRRVRAVGELLENQYRIGLVRMERAIKERMSLQEVENLMPHDLINSKPVSAVVKEFFGSSQLSQFMDQTNPLSEVTHKRRLSALGPGGLTRERAGFEVRDVHPTHYGRVCPIETPEGPNIGLIASLSTYARINEHGFVETPYRIVQDGKVTSDVKFFSALEEEGHAIAQANAEMDADGRFVNEYVSARKSGEFLLVHRDELELMDVAPMQLVSVAASLIPFLENDDANRALMGSNMQRQAVPLLKADSPLVGTGMERVVAKDSGVSVVARHTGIVESVDASRIVVKIDEDEFDETGTGVDIYNLIKFARSNQNTCINQRPVVKVGDHVKRGDVIADGPSTDMGELALGQNVVVAFMPWGGYNFEDSILVSEKLVKDDRYTSIHIEEFECVARDTKLGKEEITSDIPNLGEEALKDLDESGIIRIGAEVKPGDILVGKITPKGETQLSPEEKLLRAIFGEKAGDVRDTSLRVPPGVEGTVIGAKIFSRKGADKDSRTEMIERMEEDKLRKDEQDEIRIIRNSAVGKLKKLLVGKSAAVKVEDKSGRTVIAKGAAITEEALDAIPLDRWDEISVSGEAGVDEKVSAILQTLQQQIDIIRYVFDDKVQKLKRGDDLPPGVIKMVKVYIAIKRKLQVGDKMAGRHGNKGVVSRILPEEDMPYMEDGRPVEIVLNPLGVPSRMNVGQILETHLGWAAKGIGWKIEEMLESYSPADHIKGYLKDVYGTTEMDTFLDSLDKDELMNVAKRLQRGVAMASPVFEGASEEQIRSMLDKAGFDETAQVSLYDGKSGEPFKHKVTVGVMYVLKLHHLVDDKIHARSIGPYSLVTQQPLGGKAQFGGQRLGEMEVWAMEAYGAAYALQEFLTVKSDDVAGRTRMYEAIVKGKHTLEPGLPESFNVLIKELQSLCLDVELLEGDED; this is encoded by the coding sequence ATGGCTTATTCAATTGCGAATAACCAGCTTCTGCGCAAGAATTTCGCCAAGATCAAGAAGATCATCGACATCCCCAATCTGATTGACATCCAGAAGAATTCCTACAAACGATTCCTCCAGATCGACACTCCCCCCGAGGCCCGCAAGAACAGTGGGCTTGAGGCGGTTTTTAAAAGCGTCTTTCCCATAAAGGATTTCAGCGATACTGCCTCGCTTGAGTACGTTACCTATACTCTTGGCGCTCCCAAGTATGATGTTGAGGAGTGCCACCAGCGCGGGATGACCTTCGCCGCTCCCATGAAGGTGAAGGTTCGGCTCGTGGTCTGGGACGTGAATAAGGATACCGGCGTCCGTTCCATCCGCGATATCAAGGAGCAGGAGGTCTACTTCGGCGAGATCCCGCTCATGACCGAGAACGGTACGTTCATCATAAATGGTACGGAGAGGGTTATCGTCAGCCAGCTCCACCGCTCACCGGGCGTTTTCTACGACCATGACAAAGGCAAGACCCACTCCAGTGGCAAGGTGCTTTATTCGGCACGGGTAATTCCCTACCGCGGCTCCTGGCTCGATTTCGAGTTCGACCACAAAGATATCCTCTTCGTGCGGATCGACCGCCGCCGCAAGATGCCGGCGACCGTGCTGCTCAAGGCACTTGGCTATTCCGCCGAAGCTCTGCTGAACTACTTTTATAAGAGCGAAGAGATCCTCGTCGCCGCCGAGGGCATGTGGAAGAAAGCCGATCCGGAGCTGCTCGCGAGCCAGAAGGCATCTGTCGACATCGTTGCGCCTAAGACGGGCGAAGTGCTGCTCAAGGCCAACCGCAAGTTCACCAAGGCAGCAATCCGCAAGATGACTGAGCACGGCATCACGCAGATTCCGATTACCATGGAGGAAGTGCTCGGCAAGTATGCCTCCAACGATATCGTTGACCCGTCCACCGGGGAAGTCATCGTAGAGTGCAACGACGAGATCACCCAGGCGCGCCTCGATGACATCAAGGCTAAGGGGATCACTGAGTTCAAGGTGCTCTTCATCGACAACCTCCATGTGACTTCATCGCTTCGCGATACGCTCATCGCCGACAAGATTGCGGCAACGGAAGAGGCTCTCATCGAGATTTACCGCCGCCTGCGCCCCGGCGATCCGCCGACCCTCAAGAGCGCACAGGCCCTCTTCGAGAACCTGTTTTTCAATGCCGAGCGGTATGACCTTTCTGCCGTTGGTCGTCTCAAGCTGAATTTCAAGCTTGGGCTGAACGTTCCCCTCGACTGCCAGACGCTGACGAAAGACGACGTGCTCGAGGTGGTGCGCTACCTGATCGACCTCAAGAACGGCAAGGGCACCATCGATGACATCGATCACCTGGGTAACCGCCGCGTGCGCGCCGTGGGCGAGCTGCTGGAGAACCAGTACCGGATCGGCCTCGTCCGTATGGAGCGGGCCATTAAAGAGCGGATGAGTCTCCAGGAGGTCGAGAACCTCATGCCGCACGACCTGATCAACTCCAAGCCCGTCTCAGCGGTCGTCAAGGAGTTCTTCGGTTCGTCCCAGCTCTCGCAGTTCATGGACCAGACGAACCCCCTCTCCGAGGTTACCCACAAGCGACGGCTCTCGGCCCTCGGACCGGGCGGTCTGACTCGCGAACGTGCTGGCTTCGAGGTCCGCGACGTACACCCGACCCACTACGGCCGGGTCTGCCCCATCGAGACTCCTGAAGGTCCGAACATCGGTCTCATCGCGTCCCTCTCCACTTACGCGCGCATCAATGAGCACGGCTTTGTGGAGACCCCTTACCGCATCGTCCAGGACGGCAAGGTAACAAGCGACGTCAAGTTTTTCTCGGCTCTGGAGGAAGAGGGGCATGCAATCGCCCAGGCCAACGCCGAGATGGACGCAGACGGCCGCTTCGTTAACGAATACGTATCGGCCCGCAAGTCGGGCGAGTTTCTGCTGGTCCACCGGGACGAACTCGAACTCATGGACGTTGCTCCCATGCAGCTCGTCTCCGTGGCCGCATCGCTCATCCCGTTCCTGGAGAATGATGACGCCAACCGCGCACTCATGGGGTCGAACATGCAGCGCCAGGCCGTGCCGCTCCTCAAGGCCGATTCGCCCCTCGTGGGCACTGGTATGGAGCGCGTCGTTGCCAAGGATTCCGGGGTGTCAGTGGTGGCGCGCCATACCGGCATCGTCGAGTCGGTCGATGCCTCTCGCATCGTTGTCAAGATCGACGAGGACGAGTTCGATGAAACCGGCACCGGTGTCGACATCTACAATCTGATCAAGTTCGCCCGTTCAAACCAGAACACCTGCATCAACCAGCGGCCGGTGGTCAAGGTGGGCGACCATGTCAAGCGGGGCGACGTCATTGCCGACGGTCCCTCCACCGACATGGGCGAACTCGCCCTTGGGCAGAATGTGGTTGTTGCCTTCATGCCGTGGGGCGGGTACAACTTCGAGGACTCCATCCTCGTGTCCGAAAAGCTCGTGAAGGACGACCGCTACACCTCGATCCACATTGAGGAGTTCGAGTGCGTTGCTCGCGACACCAAACTCGGCAAGGAGGAAATCACCTCCGATATCCCGAACCTCGGCGAAGAGGCCCTAAAGGACCTGGACGAGTCGGGGATCATCCGGATCGGTGCGGAGGTGAAGCCGGGAGACATCCTCGTGGGCAAGATAACCCCCAAGGGCGAAACCCAGCTTTCGCCGGAGGAAAAGCTCCTCCGTGCCATCTTCGGCGAGAAGGCGGGAGATGTCCGCGATACCTCCCTGCGCGTCCCGCCGGGGGTCGAGGGAACCGTCATCGGGGCCAAAATCTTCTCGCGCAAGGGGGCTGATAAGGACTCCCGTACCGAGATGATCGAGCGGATGGAAGAGGACAAACTGCGCAAGGATGAGCAGGACGAGATCCGCATCATCCGCAATTCCGCCGTGGGCAAGCTCAAGAAGCTCCTCGTCGGCAAGTCCGCTGCGGTCAAGGTGGAGGACAAGAGCGGCCGGACCGTCATCGCCAAGGGTGCCGCCATTACCGAAGAGGCCCTTGACGCGATCCCGCTCGATCGTTGGGACGAGATTTCCGTGTCCGGCGAGGCGGGGGTCGATGAGAAAGTGTCGGCGATTCTCCAGACACTCCAGCAGCAGATCGATATAATCCGTTACGTGTTCGATGACAAGGTCCAGAAGCTGAAGCGTGGCGACGACCTGCCGCCGGGCGTCATCAAGATGGTGAAGGTCTACATCGCCATCAAGAGAAAGCTCCAGGTGGGGGACAAGATGGCCGGGCGCCACGGTAACAAGGGTGTCGTCTCCCGTATCCTCCCCGAAGAAGACATGCCATACATGGAGGACGGTCGTCCGGTCGAGATCGTTCTGAACCCCCTCGGTGTTCCGTCCCGTATGAACGTGGGCCAGATTCTCGAAACCCACTTGGGATGGGCAGCCAAGGGCATCGGCTGGAAGATCGAAGAGATGCTTGAAAGCTACTCGCCGGCCGACCACATCAAGGGCTACCTCAAGGATGTGTATGGCACCACAGAGATGGACACATTCCTTGACTCTCTCGACAAAGACGAGCTCATGAACGTTGCAAAGCGGCTCCAGCGGGGCGTTGCTATGGCATCCCCCGTCTTCGAGGGGGCCTCGGAGGAGCAGATCCGGAGCATGCTCGATAAAGCCGGATTTGATGAAACCGCGCAGGTTTCCCTCTATGACGGCAAGAGCGGTGAGCCCTTCAAGCATAAGGTCACCGTCGGGGTCATGTATGTCCTCAAACTTCATCACTTGGTCGACGATAAGATCCATGCCCGCTCCATTGGACCCTACAGCCTTGTGACCCAGCAGCCGCTCGGCGGCAAGGCTCAGTTCGGCGGCCAGCGCCTCGGGGAGATGGAAGTCTGGGCCATGGAAGCCTACGGTGCCGCCTATGCGCTTCAGGAATTCCTGACCGTCAAGTCCGACGACGTGGCGGGCCGGACGCGGATGTACGAGGCCATCGTCAAAGGCAAGCACACCCTTGAGCCGGGGCTTCCAGAATCCTTCAACGTTCTTATCAAGGAACTCCAGTCCCTCTGCCTCGATGTGGAACTGCTCGAAGGGGATGAAGACTAG
- a CDS encoding electron transfer flavoprotein subunit beta/FixA family protein has protein sequence MLVICCVKQVPDTTQVQIDPVTNTLVREGIPFIVNPYDTHALEESLRLKDRYGVRVAAISMGPPNAEATIRKAVALGVDRAILLSDRAFGGADTLATSNVLSAAIRKLAEEDEVALVLCGKQTIDGDTAQVGPGIATRLGMTQLTLVDRIEGIDMDARTIQVRRKLEGRYELVKGPIPAMLTVVREINRPRYPAVPARLMAASCAVEVWNNEVLRLDSASIGLKGSPTWVSRIFSPERAKGQILGDGEKDPAGTACLLVDTLRAKDLLPF, from the coding sequence ATGCTCGTTATCTGTTGTGTGAAGCAGGTACCCGACACGACTCAGGTGCAGATCGATCCCGTTACCAATACCCTGGTGCGGGAGGGGATCCCATTTATCGTCAATCCTTACGATACTCACGCCCTGGAGGAAAGCCTGCGGCTCAAGGATCGTTATGGCGTTCGGGTGGCCGCTATCTCCATGGGGCCGCCCAATGCCGAAGCAACCATCCGCAAGGCAGTGGCGCTTGGCGTTGACCGGGCGATTCTGCTGTCCGATCGCGCCTTCGGCGGGGCGGACACCCTCGCCACGAGCAATGTCCTCTCCGCCGCAATCCGCAAACTTGCCGAAGAGGACGAAGTGGCGCTGGTCCTTTGCGGGAAGCAGACCATTGATGGCGATACGGCGCAGGTGGGGCCCGGCATCGCCACCCGTCTGGGTATGACCCAGCTTACGCTGGTGGACCGCATCGAGGGCATCGACATGGATGCCCGCACGATCCAGGTGCGCCGCAAGCTGGAGGGGCGGTACGAACTGGTTAAGGGACCGATCCCTGCCATGTTGACGGTGGTGCGGGAGATCAACCGGCCACGCTACCCCGCAGTTCCTGCCCGGCTCATGGCGGCTTCCTGCGCGGTGGAGGTCTGGAACAACGAGGTGTTGCGGCTTGATTCTGCCTCCATTGGACTCAAGGGCTCACCAACCTGGGTCAGCAGGATCTTTTCACCCGAGCGCGCAAAGGGACAGATCCTCGGTGACGGCGAGAAGGACCCTGCCGGGACGGCATGTCTTCTTGTCGATACGCTTCGCGCCAAGGATTTGCTGCCGTTCTAG